DNA sequence from the Butyricimonas faecalis genome:
GATGCCGATGAAGAACTCGAAGTTGATGCCGGGCATAGGACGCGACAGCACCGAGAGATAGTCCTCGTTGAACAGGTTATTGACGGCAAGTTTCAACTGTACATCCAGCGGTTTGAACGACAGCATTTTCTCCAGTGAGATATTGCTCATGAAATACCGGGGCAGGTGGCCTGTCAGCGTGTAATCGTTGCTCGACATGGTGAAACGTTCCGAGTAGTAAGCCCACTTGTAGAGGAACGCCCACGTCCGCCATGACAGCCGTCCTGTCAGCGAGGCGGAGTGCTCCGGCACGTAAGGCAGTTGTTTTCCCACCGACTGGTCGGCGGGCGACATCTTTTCGCCCTCGTTGATGGAGGGGGTCCACGAATAGGAACCGTTCAGGTCTATCAGCCAGTCCTTTGCCGGCTGCACGGCAAGGTTGGCCTTCACTTCGACACCGTAGGCATGGACTTTCTTCACGTTGCGCGGCGAGAAGAACCCCTTGGTCGTCGGCAGCCAGATGATCCAGTCGTCGATGTAGGAGTCGAACCAGCTTGCGCTGCCGCCCAGTTTATATACCCCCTTTTTGCCGACATCGAAACTCACTCCGGCGTCATAGCTGAAGCCGTGTTCGTTTTTAAGGTCGGGGTTGCCGCCCGGCAGAAAGTAGAGGTCGTTCAAAGTCGGAAAACGATAGTTGCGCGATACGGAGGCTTTCACCATCACGTTCCCTTTGCGCGAAATCAGTCCGTCGATGAAGAATGCCGGGATGAGCGGAGCCCATTTGTCGCCCGACATCTCCTCGCGCAAGACCAGCGACAAGCCCAACGGCTCGACAGGCTGCCATTTGGCCGATACAGAACCGGAGAGCTCGACACGCCCCTTGTCATATCCGACGACGGCTTTGTTGCCATCCTGAAGGATGATGTTCTTGTCTTCGCTGCGCACGAGATGCTGGTACACGGATACGTTCGAGGTGAAGAACCATTTCCTGCCGGGCGAGTATTCCGCTTCCGCCTGTCCGTAGAACGTGTTTATCTTGCTCCGCGAACGGGTCATGGAGGCCCAGTTGTCCGGCGCCACCTCACGACGGTAGTCGTAGGCCATCCACGTATGGATATAACCGCCTTTCACGCCGACTTTCCATTTCTCTTTGATATGGTCCCATGACAGGACACCACGAAACGTCTGCTCCCGCTGGCGGTTCTCGAAGGCGGTCTCATCGCCGTAATCGGTCGTGAGCATCGGCAGTTCCCGGTTGGAGTTGATATACCATGCGTTCAACCCGAAACGGTCGCCTTTCAGGGTGTTGTAATATACCTCCTGCAACAGGTGCAGGTCCTTGAACGAACCCGATCGGTTGCGTTCCTTGGGATGATACTGTCCGATGATGTTCTTCTCCTCGTCGTAGATATTTATCTTCTTGTCGTGGTTGGTGTACTTGTAATCGTTGGGCGACGACGAATAGACCGCGCGGGTCGAGACCTGCCATCGGTCGCTGCCGTAGGTGAAGCGGGCGAACTCGTCGAACGTGCGGAACGACCCGATGCCCTGCACGTATTGGGCATGGAAGCCCTCGCCGACCTGCGGCGTAGTACCGAGTTTGACAAGTCCGCCGAGTCCGCCGCCCGTTTCATTCACCGACGACGTGCCATGAAGCAGCGAGGCCTGATCTATGAAGTAGGACGGTATGGTGGAAAAGTCGGTCATACCCAGCATGGGATTGTTGATGCGCATGCCGTTCCACGTCACCTGCGTGTGGCTGGGCGACGTGCCGCGGAAAGCAACGGTGGAGAGCGTGGCGCGTCCGTAACTCTTGACGAACACGGACGAATTGAACGTCAGAATGTCGGCCATCGATAAGGCAATGTTCTCTTTCAGTGCGAGCGAGTCGAACTTCGTCTTCTGCACGCCGATTTCTTTCATCGGGCGTTTGCCCCACACCGTGACCTCGTCTATCTGGTGGATGCGTCGTGTGATTCCCTGCGCGGACAATACGGACGGACAGACGAGCAGTAGCGAGAAAAGTATGTATTTCGTATAAATCATTTGATTCCGTTTTTAGGGTGGGTATTCGCGGAAAAATGTACCGTGGAGGATGCCGGCACGGACGTTTGATGCGGGTCGAACCCATTCTCTTCAAGCAGTTGTCCGTATTCTTCCTCGAACGAGATCTCCTGATGGATTGTATGCTGCTCCTCGATGTGCCGTCTGAGCCGGTGAAGGTCGCTGAACGACACGCTGAACGAGTCGAATCCGGCAGCCCAACCGGAGAAGTCGGCATATTCTGGGGTTTTCTGGTATACCGTTCCCGTGGCGCCTTTCACCTTGTTCACGATCTTGCTGAAATCCCCGGAATTCGGAATCTCGACAAGTACATGCACGTGGTTGAGAAAGGCATTGGCGGCATGTACGCGGCAACCTTTCCCTGTAAAAATCCGTGTCATCCGCTCGAGCATCAATCCTTTTCCCGTTGTCGGAATCGTCATCTTGCGTCCTTTGGTAACGAAGATGAGATGGTATAGGTGTCGTATCCTGCCCATCACTTCCAACAAAATGCGCCGGGGATTATCCCGACATAGAATTCATCGATCAGTTCACCTTCGGACG
Encoded proteins:
- a CDS encoding transposase yields the protein MGRIRHLYHLIFVTKGRKMTIPTTGKGLMLERMTRIFTGKGCRVHAANAFLNHVHVLVEIPNSGDFSKIVNKVKGATGTVYQKTPEYADFSGWAAGFDSFSVSFSDLHRLRRHIEEQHTIHQEISFEEEYGQLLEENGFDPHQTSVPASSTVHFSANTHPKNGIK
- a CDS encoding TonB-dependent receptor, which translates into the protein MIYTKYILFSLLLVCPSVLSAQGITRRIHQIDEVTVWGKRPMKEIGVQKTKFDSLALKENIALSMADILTFNSSVFVKSYGRATLSTVAFRGTSPSHTQVTWNGMRINNPMLGMTDFSTIPSYFIDQASLLHGTSSVNETGGGLGGLVKLGTTPQVGEGFHAQYVQGIGSFRTFDEFARFTYGSDRWQVSTRAVYSSSPNDYKYTNHDKKINIYDEEKNIIGQYHPKERNRSGSFKDLHLLQEVYYNTLKGDRFGLNAWYINSNRELPMLTTDYGDETAFENRQREQTFRGVLSWDHIKEKWKVGVKGGYIHTWMAYDYRREVAPDNWASMTRSRSKINTFYGQAEAEYSPGRKWFFTSNVSVYQHLVRSEDKNIILQDGNKAVVGYDKGRVELSGSVSAKWQPVEPLGLSLVLREEMSGDKWAPLIPAFFIDGLISRKGNVMVKASVSRNYRFPTLNDLYFLPGGNPDLKNEHGFSYDAGVSFDVGKKGVYKLGGSASWFDSYIDDWIIWLPTTKGFFSPRNVKKVHAYGVEVKANLAVQPAKDWLIDLNGSYSWTPSINEGEKMSPADQSVGKQLPYVPEHSASLTGRLSWRTWAFLYKWAYYSERFTMSSNDYTLTGHLPRYFMSNISLEKMLSFKPLDVQLKLAVNNLFNEDYLSVLSRPMPGINFEFFIGITPKFGKSRK